In Hippoglossus stenolepis isolate QCI-W04-F060 chromosome 5, HSTE1.2, whole genome shotgun sequence, one genomic interval encodes:
- the LOC124851859 gene encoding beta-1,3-galactosyl-O-glycosyl-glycoprotein beta-1,6-N-acetylglucosaminyltransferase 3-like produces the protein MACHKGPKLRILCLISMGMFLAFVFWEAGSSKWPSADLVIPEQFYTDLPVCLAIISGDTEGKMSKLKELLASGTKQKRFSEDFYLNVTKDCPAYIKKRDFITVPLSEEENDFPIAYSIVIHEKIEMFERLLRAVYAPQNIYCVHVDQKSSEEFQKAVEAIVACFPNVFIATKLEKVIYASWSRVQADLNCMTDLLKSPVKWRYLLNTCGTDFPIKTNREMVKILKILNGRNSMETEAAGGYKKGRWQYHHIVTDSVIRTDEMKSPPPISSPMFTGNAYFVVSRAFVTHVMQDTEVQKLLEWSKDTYSPDEHLWATLQRMPSVPGSMPANSKFDLSDLLGLARVVKWGNLAGDVKKGNPYPHCTGVYRRAICVYGAGDLRWLLSQQHLLANKFDVEVDDIAIRCLETVLRFRASGLDPLLKGQSSTML, from the coding sequence ATGGCGTGTCACAAGGGCCCTAAGCTGAGGATCCTTTGTCTCATCTCCATGGGTATGTTCCTTGCATTTGTCTTTTGGGAAGCTGGCTCTAGCAAGTGGCCATCGGCTGATCTTGTAATACCAGAGCAGTTCTATACTGACCTGCCCGTCTGCTTAGCCATCATCAGTGGAGACACAGAGGGCAAGATGAGTAAATTAAAAGAGCTTCTAGCATCTGGGACAAAGCAGAAGAGGTTTTCTGAGGATTTCTACCTTAATGTGACAAAGGACTGTCCAGCTTACattaaaaagagagatttcATTACAGTGCCTCTCAGTGAAGAGGAGAATGACTTTCCCATTGCCTACTCCATTGTGATCCATGAGAAAATTGAAATGTTTGAGCGACTTCTTCGAGCGGTTTATGCACCTCAAAACATCTACTGTGTGCACGTGGACCAAAAGTCCTCTGAAGAATTTCAGAAGGCTGTGGAGGCTATTGTTGCCTGTTTCCCCAATGTGTTTATAGCTACAAAATTAGAAAAGGTGATTTATGCCTCCTGGTCCCGTGTGCAAGCAGATCTGAACTGCATGACAGATCTGTTGAAGTCACCCGTAAAGTGGAGGTACCTGCTCAACACCTGTGGGACCGACTTCCCTATAAAAACCAATAGAGAGATGGTTAAAATACTCAAGATCCTAAATGGAAGAAACAGTATGGAGACTGAGGCGGCTGGAGGCTACAAGAAAGGCCGTTGGCAGTATCATCACATTGTCACCGACAGTGTCATCAGGACAGATGAGATGAAAAGTCCCCCGCCGATTAGCAGCCCGATGTTCACAGGGAATGCCTACTTTGTGGTCTCAAGAGCCTTTGTGACACACGTGATGCAGGACACAGAGGTTCAGAAACTCCTGGAGTGGTCGAAGGACACATATAGCCCTGACGAGCACTTGTGGGCCACTCTACAGAGGATGCCCTCTGTACCCGGATCGATGCCTGCCAACAGCAAGTTTGATTTGTCAGACCTGCTAGGCCTCGCTCGTGTGGTGAAGTGGGGCAATTTGGCAGGTGatgtaaaaaaaggaaatccgTACCCTCATTGCACTGGTGTTTACAGACGAGCCATTTGTGTGTACGGAGCTGGTGACCTCCGCTGGCTGCTGAGTCAACAACACCTTCTTGCAAATAAGTTTGATGTTGAAGTTGATGACATTGCCATCAGATGTTTGGAGACAGTATTGCGTTTCAGAGCTTCAGGCCTTGACCCACTGCTAAAAGGTCAATCTTCTACCATGTTGTAA
- the LOC118109307 gene encoding beta-1,3-galactosyl-O-glycosyl-glycoprotein beta-1,6-N-acetylglucosaminyltransferase 3, with protein sequence MACHKGPKLRILCLISMGMFLAFVFWEAGSGKWSSADLVIPEQFYTDLPVCLAIISGDTEGKMSKLKELLASGTKQKRFSEDFYLNVTKDCPAYIKKRDFITVPLSEEENDFPIAYSIVIHEKIEMFERLLRAVYAPQNIYCVHVDQKSSEEFQKAVEAIVACFPNVFIATKLEKVIYASWSRVQADLNCMTDLLKSPVKWRYLLNTCGTDFPIKTNREMVKILKILNGRNSMETEAAGGYKKGRWQYHHIVTDSVIRTGEMKSPPPISSPMFTGNAYFVVSRAFVTHVMQDTEVQKLLEWSKDTYSPDEHLWATLQRMPSVPGSTPANSKFDLSDLLGLARVVKWGYLAGDIKKGNPYPHCTGVYRRAICVYGAGDLRWLLSQQHLLANKFDVEVDDIAIRCLETVLRFRASGLDPLLKGQSSTML encoded by the coding sequence ATGGCGTGTCACAAGGGCCCTAAGCTGAGGATCCTTTGTCTCATCTCCATGGGTATGTTCCTTGCATTTGTCTTTTGGGAAGCTGGCTCTGGCAAGTGGTCATCGGCTGATCTTGTAATACCAGAGCAGTTCTATACTGACCTGCCCGTCTGCTTAGCCATCATCAGTGGAGACACAGAGGGCAAGATGAGTAAATTAAAAGAGCTTCTAGCATCTGGGACAAAGCAGAAGAGGTTTTCTGAGGATTTCTACCTTAATGTGACAAAGGACTGTCCAGCTTACattaaaaagagagatttcATTACAGTGCCTCTCAGTGAAGAGGAGAATGACTTTCCCATTGCCTACTCCATTGTGATCCATGAGAAAATTGAAATGTTTGAGCGACTTCTTCGAGCGGTTTATGCACCTCAAAACATCTACTGTGTGCACGTGGACCAAAAGTCCTCCGAAGAATTTCAGAAGGCTGTGGAGGCTATTGTTGCCTGTTTCCCCAATGTGTTTATAGCTACAAAATTAGAAAAGGTGATTTATGCCTCCTGGTCCCGTGTGCAAGCAGATCTGAACTGCATGACAGATCTGTTGAAGTCACCCGTAAAGTGGAGGTACCTGCTCAACACCTGTGGGACCGACTTCCCTATAAAAACCAATAGAGAGATGGTTAAAATACTCAAGATCCTAAATGGAAGAAACAGTATGGAGACTGAGGCGGCTGGAGGCTACAAGAAAGGCCGTTGGCAGTATCATCACATTGTCACCGACAGTGTCATCAGGACAGGTGAGATGAAAAGTCCCCCGCCAATTAGCAGCCCGATGTTCACAGGGAATGCCTACTTTGTGGTCTCAAGAGCCTTTGTGACACACGTGATGCAGGACACAGAGGTTCAGAAACTCCTGGAGTGGTCGAAGGACACATATAGCCCTGACGAGCACTTGTGGGCCACTCTACAGAGGATGCCCTCTGTACCCGGATCGACGCCTGCCAACAGCAAGTTTGATTTGTCAGACCTGCTAGGCCTCGCTCGTGTGGTGAAGTGGGGCTATTTGGCAGGTgatataaaaaaaggaaatccgTACCCTCATTGCACTGGTGTTTACAGACGAGCCATTTGTGTGTACGGAGCTGGTGACCTCCGCTGGCTGCTGAGTCAACAACACCTTCTTGCAAATAAGTTTGATGTTGAAGTTGATGACATTGCCATCAGATGTTTGGAGACAGTATTGCGTTTCAGAGCTTCAGGCCTTGACCCACTGCTAAAAGGTCAATCTTCTACCATGTTGTAA